In one Gopherus evgoodei ecotype Sinaloan lineage chromosome 1, rGopEvg1_v1.p, whole genome shotgun sequence genomic region, the following are encoded:
- the C1H21orf62 gene encoding uncharacterized protein C21orf62 homolog, with protein MPGSVMSVSCHKHHFLLVGVLGFCLNSFVRGQKNNTLIFTKENTIRNCSCSADIHDCDYSLANLMCSCKTILPYTIERASYHSDLTIWFTDTTVLGMLLNFTVVHYLKLSLCGPTPLPREYLAILGLRKLQINSEVEGQFLEQNLTIYNSGDNEMKDILKVLHKDRQMFLYISVLDTSLFNRYSLLKSYSVENVSSITDHFPSLPYSDIFSTINNKSYVVTFIY; from the coding sequence ATGCCGGGAAGTGTGATGTCAGTATCCTGCCATAAGCACCATTTCCTTTTGGTTGGCGTTCTTGGTTTCTGTCTTAACAGTTTTGTGAGAGGTCAGAAGAACAACACTCTGATTTTCACCAAGGAAAATACAATTCGCAACTGCAGCTGTTCTGCTGATATCCATGACTGTGACTACAGCTTGGCAAACCTCATGTGCAGTTGCAAAACCATCTTGCCTTATACAATTGAGAGAGCCAGCTACCACAGTGACCTAACAATTTGGTTCACAGATACAACTGTGCTTGGAATGCTGTTGAACTTTACAGTGGTGCACTACCTGAAGCTTTCGCTCTGTGGCCCCACTCCTCTACCAAGAGAATACCTGGCCATTTTGGGATTGCGAAAGCTGCAAATAAACAGTGAGGTTGAGGGCCAGTTTCTGGAGCAAAATTTAACAATCTACAATAGTGGTGACAATGAGATGAAAGACATACTGAAGGTGCTACACAAAGACAGGCAAATGTTTTTGTATATTTCTGTCTTGGATACATCTCTTTTCAACAGGTATTCTTTACTGAAGTCCTACAGTGTGGAAAATGTCTCCAGCATTACAGACCACTTTCCAAGTCTCCCATATTCTGATATATTTTCAACTATTAATAACAAAAGCTACGTTGTAACATTCATTTATTGA